Sequence from the Corallococcus sp. EGB genome:
CGGCGGAGCTGGAGGCGCTGACGCTGACGTTCGGCTTCAACAAGCTGCGCGAGACGCTGGGCGCGGATGATCCGTTCGTGCAGCGGGTGCTGGAGAAGGACGCCCCGGCGGACCTGGCGAAGGCGCTGGTGCGCGGCTCGAAGCTGGGCGACGTGAAGGTGCGCAAGGCGCTGCTGGAGGGCGGCAAGGCGGCGGTGGACGCGTCGAAGGATCCGATGATCGTCCTGGCGCGCAAGGTGGACGCGGAGACGCGCGCGTCGCGCAAGCGCTACGAGGACACGGTGGAGGCGGTGCTCAAGCGCAACGGCGAGCGGCTGGCGAAGGCGTACCTGCTGGTGAATGGCACGGCGGGCGCGCCGGACGCGACCTTCACGCTGCGGCTCAACTACGGGCAGGTGAAGGGCTGGGACGACAACGGCAAGGCGGTGCCCGCGCTGACCACGTTCGGTGGCGCGTACGGGCGCGACACGGGCAAGGAGCCCTTCAAGCTGCCGGCGCCGTGGGTGAAGGCGAAGGGCAAGGTGGCGGACGCGACGCCGCTGGACATGGCGACGACCAACGACATCATCGGCGGCAACTCCGGCTCGCCGGTGGTGAACCGGGACGGACAGGTGGTGGGGCTCATCTTCGATGGCAACCTGCCGTCGCTGGGAGGCCGCTACCTCTACGTGCCGGAGACGAACCGCGCGGTGGCGGTGCACGGCGACGGCATCCTGGCCGCGCTGGAGCACGTCTACGGCGCCACCCGCGTGGTCAACGAGCTGAAGGGCGCGCAGGCGGCGTCCGCGGCTCCGGCTCGCTGAGGCAGGCACGCCCGAGGGGGCGGGAGGACATCAGTCCTTCCGCCTCCATGGCTGCCCGCACGGCCGGGATGTCTCCTGCGTGCGCCTTGAACCGCTCCAGGAAGAGCCGCACCCAGCGGGCCGGCACGTCCTGGGTCTTTGTTGAGAAGCAGTACGCGCCCCGGCCGTCGAGCTTGAGCGAGTCCAGGAAGGGGTAGACGTCGTGCACGCCGCGCGCAACACCTTCTCGTCCGAGTGGATCACCGTCCGAGCCCCTTTCGGGGCTGCGCCGGAATGACGGGCTCCAGCAGCCCTTTCGCTTCCAGCTCGGCGCGCACGGAGGGGATGTGGCTCCGGTGTGCCTTGAAGCGCTGGAGGAACAGCCGCACCCAGTGCAGCGTGGGCGTCAGCGTGCCCCAGGTGTGGAAGTAGCCGCCCCGGGCATCGGGCTGGAGCGAGTCCAGGAAGGGATTCAGGTCGTGCACGCCGAGCAGCGGACGGTGCGGCGGCAGCACCTGGAGCTTGCGATTCGCGGGGGCCTGGTCGTTCAACGTCCGCGTCCATGCGTAGCGTTCGCGAAGGAAGCGGTTGAAGAGGCGGTGCCCGTCGTGTTCCTGGAGGAGCGCGCGCAGGAGCTGCACCTGCTCACCTCGATCCAGCAGCGCTCCCTTGCGGCGCTGCCGCTCGCGTCGCTGTGCGCACCGCCTGCGATGCTGACGCCGCGAGGCTTCGACGGGGTCCTCGAACGCGGGCGTGTCCTTCAGATGGAACCACGCATGCTCACCGATGACCCCCCTGGGCAGGATGCCGCGCACGTGGCCCGCTCGGGCTTCATGAGGCAGGTTCCGCGTGCGGGCGGTGGCCCAGCGAATGAAGGGGTTCACCTTGTCGCCCCAGCGCCGCAAGTTCATGGCCTGGCGGATCTCGATGTCCTCCCACGGAGCGCAGGGCGGAACGTCTTCCTCCCAAGCGCTGTTCCGCATCCACGCCGCCAACTCGCGCCGGGCCTCGCTGCGAGCCGCGCGGTGCACGCGGGCGCGATTCCAGCGAGCGTGCTCCCGGTTCTTCGCCGGCAGCAGCGAGCGCGCCATCTGCCGGACCTTCTCGTCTGAGTGGATCATCGCCCGCGGGCCCTCCGTGGCCGCCGCGGACGTGGCGCGCACCCATCACCTGACGCGCACTGGACGTCCCCCACCGCAGCACGTCGGGTGCAAAACAACCGTGAGACAGAACCTCCCGGGTGATTGGTGCGTCGCGTCAGCAAGGCGCTACGTTGATGACGCGGGGTTGAATCCATCTCTGTCTTCGCACGGTTGTGTTCCCCGGAACGCATCCGTCCGGGCGCCTTCCCGGGGTGGTTGGGAGCCGGTGCCCGTCGTGCGGTAGCATCTTGCTCGTCTCACGCCGGGGGGAGGGAGGATGCACGATGGTGGTGGAGGCTCCGGAGCCCCGGAAGATGTCGGCCATCATGTTCACGGACATGGAGGCCCCCGCAGGTCAACGCTGGCGGGATGAGTCGCTACAACAAGCGCTGCACGAGGAGCACGGCCAGCTGGTGCGCGGGCTGCTCGCGCGCCACGGCGGCCGCGAGGTGAAGCGCATGGAGGAGGGCGGCTTCCTGCTGGAGTTCGAGTCCGGCCCGCCCGCGGTGGCGTTCGCGCTGGAGTGGCGCGCCGCCGTGGACGCGCGCAACCGCGCCGTGCCTTCCGAGCAGCGCATGTCCGTCCGAGCGGGCGCGCACCTGGGCATGGTGGTGCACCGTGACGGCGACGTGTTCGGCGAGGGCGTCAACCTGGCGGCCCGCATCGAGTCCCTGGCGCGCCCGGGCACCGTCTACGTCAGCGAGACGGTGGCCGCGCAGCTGGAGGGCCGGCTGAAGGCGCCCCCGGTGAAGCTGGGCCGCAACGAGTTGAAGAACATCCGGCTGCCGGTGGCGGTGTTCCGCATCGACTCTCCGGCGGAGGGCCGCGATGAGCGCGCGCTCCTGTCTCGCGTGCGTTCACTGCTGGGCCGTAAGCGCGCGCCCGCGAACGGTTGAGCGTGGGGAGTCGGCCGCGCGGCGATAAGGTGCCGCGCCATGTCCGAGCTCACCCTGGTCGTTGGTTCCAAGAACTACTCCTCGTGGTCGCTGCGTCCCTACCTGGCCCTGGCCCACACCGGCCAGCCGTTCCAGGAGGTGCTGGTGCCGCTGGACACGCCGGAGACGGCGGCACTCATCGCCCTGCACTCGCCCAGCGGGCGGGTGCCGGTGCTCAAGCACGGTGACACGCTGGTGTGGGACTCGCTGTCCATCTGCGAGTACCTGGCGGAGGCCTTCCCGGAAGCGAAGCTGTGGCCCACGGACCGCGCGGCGCGCGCGATGGCGCGCTCGGTGACGTCGGAGATGCACTCGGGCTTCCAGGCGCTGCGCACGAACCTCCCCATGAACATCACCGCGCGCAAGACGGTGCCGGGGGTGGACGCGCCGGGCGTGCACGCGGACATCGCGCGCATCCAGGCGCTGTGGGAGGGCTGCCGCGAGCGCTACGGCAAGGGCGGGCCCTTCCTCTTCGGCGCCTTCACCATCGCGGACGCGTTCTTCGCGCCCGTCGTCACCCGCTTCGTCACCTACGGCGTCCCGTTCCGCCCGCAGAACATCGCGTACCGCGACGCGGTGCTGGGCCTGCCCGCGATGCTCAAGTGGACCGAGGCCGCCCGCGGCGAGCCCGAGCTCGCGCGCTACCGGTAGCTCACAGCCCCAGCGACTTCAGCTGCGCGTCGAACGTGGGCGCGTCCGTGAAGACGTACCCGCGCAGCCCCAGCGCGCGGGCCGCGTCCACGAACTCCGGCAGGTCGTCGAAGAAGGCGGCCTCCTGCGGCTCGCAGCCGGCCTCCTGGAGCGCCAGCCGGTAGATGGCCGGCTCCGGCTTCACGTGCCCCACCTCGCAGCTCATCACCAGCGCGTCGAAGCGCTGAAGCAGCGGCAGGCGGGGCTTGAGCCACGCCACGTGCAGCGCGTTGGTGTTGGACACCAGCACCCGCTTCACCCGCCCCGCGAGCCCCTCCACGCGCGGCAGCACCGCGTCGTGCACCGTGAAGTGGCTGCTCCACAGGGGCGCGAACTCCTCCATGGGCAGGTCCACGCCCAGCGCGCCGCACACGTCCCTCCGGATGCCCTCCGCGTCCAG
This genomic interval carries:
- a CDS encoding adenylate/guanylate cyclase domain-containing protein encodes the protein MVVEAPEPRKMSAIMFTDMEAPAGQRWRDESLQQALHEEHGQLVRGLLARHGGREVKRMEEGGFLLEFESGPPAVAFALEWRAAVDARNRAVPSEQRMSVRAGAHLGMVVHRDGDVFGEGVNLAARIESLARPGTVYVSETVAAQLEGRLKAPPVKLGRNELKNIRLPVAVFRIDSPAEGRDERALLSRVRSLLGRKRAPANG
- a CDS encoding glutathione S-transferase family protein, translating into MSELTLVVGSKNYSSWSLRPYLALAHTGQPFQEVLVPLDTPETAALIALHSPSGRVPVLKHGDTLVWDSLSICEYLAEAFPEAKLWPTDRAARAMARSVTSEMHSGFQALRTNLPMNITARKTVPGVDAPGVHADIARIQALWEGCRERYGKGGPFLFGAFTIADAFFAPVVTRFVTYGVPFRPQNIAYRDAVLGLPAMLKWTEAARGEPELARYR
- a CDS encoding HAD family phosphatase; translated protein: MSAVPAVKAVLLDLGNVLVFHDNALLFARLAARAGMEPREAARRLTGAGWTAANRGLLDAEGIRRDVCGALGVDLPMEEFAPLWSSHFTVHDAVLPRVEGLAGRVKRVLVSNTNALHVAWLKPRLPLLQRFDALVMSCEVGHVKPEPAIYRLALQEAGCEPQEAAFFDDLPEFVDAARALGLRGYVFTDAPTFDAQLKSLGL